The Oncorhynchus nerka isolate Pitt River linkage group LG12, Oner_Uvic_2.0, whole genome shotgun sequence genome includes a region encoding these proteins:
- the slc1a1 gene encoding excitatory amino acid transporter 3, producing the protein MDMMGKKERRGWDFKGLLKRNWLLIATIVSVLLGIGLGVVVREYASLSHLHKQYFGFPGEILMRMLKLVILPLIISSMITGVAALDSEVSGKIGLRAVVYYFSTTIIAVILGIVLVMTIKPGVSQEAEHIDRTGTTPNVTTVDTLLDLVRNMFPENLLQACFQQYKTKRKELEPPKVKGNTTITMFPPLSTAVIATIFPPENITKDYKVVGSYSDGINVLGLIVFCVAFGLVIGKMGERGRILLEFFDALNEATMRLVQIIMCYMPVGILFLIAAKIIEVEDWEIFRKMGLYMVTVLSGLAIHSTICLPLIYFAIVRKNPYTFTLGMAQALVTALMISSSSATLPVTFRCAEENLRIDKRITRFVLPVGATINMDGTALYEAVAAIFIAQLNDYSLDVGQIVTISITATVASIGAAGVPNAGLVTMVIVLTAVGLPANDVTLIVAVDWLLDRFRTMINVLGDAYGAGIVQKLSRRELERMDITSDVDVTNPFVLETTLDDEECEKKSYVNGGFTIDKTDAISFTETSQF; encoded by the exons ATGGACATGATGGGGAAGAAAGAACGCAGGGGCTGGGACTTCAAAGGTTTGCTGAAGAGGAACTGGCTGCTTATTGCAACCATTGTGTCGGTGCTGTTAG ggaTAGGTCTTGGGGTGGTGGTCAGGGAAtatgcctccctctcccaccttcaTAAGCAGTATTTTGGCTTCCCGGGAGAGATCCTGATGCGGATGCTCAAGCTGGTCATCCTGCCCCTCATCATCTCCAGCATGATAACAG GAGTCGCCGCCCTGGATTCGGAAGTTTCTGGAAAGATAGGTTTGAGGGCTGTGGTGTATTACTTCTCCACCACCATCATCGCAGTTATTCTGG GTATTGTATTGGTgatgaccatcaaacctggtgtCTCTCAGGAGGCCGAACATATCGACAGGACAGGGACCACACCAAACGTCACCACTGTCGACACTCTACTGGATCTTGTCAG AAACATGTTTCCTGAAAACCTACTGCAGGCTTGTTTCCAACAG TACAAGACAAAGCGCAAAGAGCTGGAACCACCTAAAGTGAAGGGGAACACTACAATTACaatgttccctcctctctctaccgctGTCATAGCAACCATTTTCCCCCCAGAG AACATCACCAAGGACTATAAGGTAGTCGGGTCATATTCTGATGGGATCAACGTGCTGGGCCTCATCGTGTTCTGTGTGGCGTTCGGCCTCGTCATCGGCAAGATGGGCGAAAGGGGACGCATTCTGCTGGAATTCTTTGACGCTTTAAACGAGGCCACCATGAGGCTAGTCCAGATTATCATGTG CTACATGCCAGTGGGGATACTCTTCCTCATAGCTGCCAAGATCATTGAGGTAGAAGACTGGGAGATCTTCAGAAAGATGGGCCTGtacatggtgacagtgctgagtgG CCTAGCTATCCACTCCACCATTTGTCTGCCGCTGATCTACTTTGCCATTGTGAGGAAGAACCCGTATACCTTTACCTTAGGGATGGCCCAGGCACTGGTCACTGCTCTAATGATCTCTTCCAG CTCTGCCACCCTGCCGGTCACCTTCCGCTGTGCCGAAGAGAACCTCCGGATCGACAAGAGGATTACCCGCTTCGTGTTGCCTGTGGGCGCCACTATCAACATGGATGGCACGGCTCTCTACGAGGCGGTTGCTGCCATCTTCATTGCCCAGCTCAACGACTACTCTCTGGATGTGGGTCAGATTGTCACCATCAG TATAACAGCAACAGTAGCCAGCATCGGAGCTGCCGGTGTACCTAACGCTGGACTTGTCACCATGGTGATTGTGCTGACTGCCGTTGGACTACCTGCAAATGATGTCACTTTAATTGTTGCTGTGGATTGGCTACT AGACCGCTTCCGCACCATGATCAACGTGCTGGGGGATGCCTACGGAGCTGGCATTGTCCAGAAGCTGTCCAGGCGGGAGCTGGAGAGGATGGACATCACCTCGGACGTGGACGTGACCAACCCCTTCGTCCTGGAGACCACGCTGGACGATGAGGAGTGTGAGAAAAAGTCTTATGTCAACGGCGGCTTCACCATCGACAAGACCGACGCCATCTCCTTCACCGAGACTTCACAGTTTTAG
- the spata6l gene encoding LOW QUALITY PROTEIN: spermatogenesis associated 6-like protein (The sequence of the model RefSeq protein was modified relative to this genomic sequence to represent the inferred CDS: deleted 2 bases in 2 codons; substituted 2 bases at 2 genomic stop codons) → MANQLFWRAIRCSTMLLAREMFQRCWRVKLSKLNCSYRLTTGCFAAVGKALACFEEDTRSFLFSEPKLLPSFSRLVRNVLMTRSISVPGIAPRLEVLHQNNISECSANAKVNNTHLSSPMRTVVPKEHTTRSRNGFXGGDWDSARWAPAMPRLCSLSPVKAGQMDGCHGNMGRLAQLSLGSSWDIDEEFXPCHKRDPWLGTGNSPTPHLFPVMARHTLTNGSSPCLPRSPSSDTDNLLDYPPGPSQQCFLANKGGSPTPTPTPIPSMLWHTYMESLSHIGMLRPSSQGRWEEVHHRVRGLPITPRAVHRLSHIDNDKGVSKIDNDIGVGKIDNDIGVGKIDNDIGVSKIDNDKGVSKIDNDIGVGKIDNDIGVSKIDNDIGVGKIDNDIGVGKIDNDIGVGKIDNDIGVSKIDNDIGVGKIDNDIGVGKIDNDIGVGKIDNDKCWQD, encoded by the exons ATGGCCAACCAACTCTTCTGGAGAGCTATCAG GTGTTCCACTATGCTGTTGGCCCGGGAGATGTTTCAGAGATGCTGGAGA GTGAAACTGTCAAAGTTGAATTG TTCCTACCGATTGACCACTGGATGCTTTGCTGCAGTGGGGAAGGCCTTGGCCTGCTTTGAGGAGGACACCAGAAGCTTCCTATTCTCAGAACCCAAACTGCTTCCTTCCTTCTCTAGATTGGTCAGAAATGTTCTCATGACACGGTCCATTAGCGTCCCT GGTATTGCTCCAAGGTTAGAGGTACTCCACCAGAACAACATCAGTGAATGCTCTGCGAACGCCAAGGTCAACAACACCCATCTCAGTTCTCCAATG AGGACGGTGGTGCCAAAGGAACACACTACAAGGTCCCGTAATGGGTTTTGAGGAGGAGATTGGGACAGTGCCCGATGGGCACCAGCAATGCCCAGGTTGTGCTCCCTCTCCCCCGTA AAAGCCGGCCAGATGGACGGTTGTCATGGAAACATGGGTCGACTGGCACAGCTCAGTTTGGGTTCAAGCTGGGATATAGATGAGGAGTTTTGACCTTGCCAT aAGAGGGACCCTTGGCTCGGTACTGGCAACTCCCCCACACCTCATCTCTTCCCTGTCATGGCCAGACACACCCTGACCAatggctcctctccttgtctcccacGGTCCCCGTCTTCTGACACAGACAATCTCCTGGAC TACCCGCCAGGTCCAAGCCAGCAATGTTTCCTGGCTAACAAAGGGGGGTCTCCCACCCCTACACCCACACCCATCCCTTCCATGCTTTGGCACACCTACATGGAAAGCTTGAGCCATATAGGTAT GTTACGCCCAAGTTCCCAGGGCAGGTGGGAGGAGGTCCATCACCGCGTCCGAGGACTCCCTATCACCCCAAGAGCAGTGCACAGACTCTCCCac ATTGACAATGACAAAGGTGTTAGCAAGATTGACAATGACATCGGTGTTGGCAAGATTGACAATGACATCGGTGTTGGCAAGATTGACAATGACATCGGTGTTAGCAAGATTGACAATGACAAAGGTGTTAGCAAGATTGACAATGACATCGGTGTTGGCAAGATTGACAATGACATCGGTGTTAGCAAGATTGACAATGACATCGGTGTTGGCAAGATTGACAATGACATCGGTGTTGGCAAGATTGACAATGACATCGGTGTTGGCAAGATTGACAATGACATCGGTGTTAGCAAGATTGACAATGACATCGGTGTTGGCAAGATTGACAATGACATCGGTGTTGGCAAGATTGACAATGACATCGGTGTTGGCAAGATTGACAATGACAAGTGTTGGCAAGATTGA